From a region of the Alosa sapidissima isolate fAloSap1 chromosome 9, fAloSap1.pri, whole genome shotgun sequence genome:
- the knop1 gene encoding lysine-rich nucleolar protein 1 isoform X3, protein MAKDKAAVKDKKRDKEKKQSLEEVTKVVATDEEVMNKEGEPISTKKKKRKEKEVVEDDNEQSDIIESEAIMEKGEKKKKKKKKSSCDHHIATENRESNMETDIIVIEEDPAGTEVKKKKKKKKKNKLQSKQGINSEEDVLPDCEGGEKKKNGEALTTVNDCDISGFDSAEKDSVETLKKTKKKKKRKADENNGDIEKNGSENTNGQKADIEGSVTVEDRKKEKKKKRKHDGLEEDACLTSTIKQTEHKKEKKNRKDSSHVEDMTNTATGSQLEILEEKPMDGKTKKGKKKTDISEAHELENNHMQGEKKKQKKKKAKEVEPTQQLVDNEKHEGEATGTEAVNRKKRKKNKNDPAKTEVETPTPKTCVEVETPTPKKKKNISEESTPAKTVKKEESVEEHQEVTEVVFLSEKPGNQDEILINQERRLALQREIDEESQPKSTFGQWSTATFDSSDQQQKFLRLMGGFKKGNQPAASGVGRPNMALGKEEQQSLQQKLLGQFERAQNRRMDFTSKGAGLGFTAPSNKKFSIDVNASRSVKFDD, encoded by the exons ATGGCAAAAGATAAAGCTGCAGTCAAAGACAAAAAACGAGATAAAGAAAAGAAGCAAAGCCTTGAAGAGGTGACCAAGGTGGTGGCCACGGATGAGGAGGTCATGAATAAGGAAGGGGAGCCCATTTCCaccaagaaaaagaaaagaaaagaaaaagaggtgGTCGAAGACGATAATGAGCAAAGTGACATCATTGAGAGTGAAGCGATAATggaaaaaggagaaaagaagaaaaagaaaaagaagaaaagctcCTGTGACCACCACATAGCCACAGAAAACAGAGAGTCAAACATGGAAACGGACATCATTGTAATAGAGGAGGACCCTGCAG GTACTGAggtaaagaagaagaagaagaagaagaagaaaaataaattgcAAAGTAAACAGGGCATCAATTCTGAAGAGGATGTACTACCAGACTGTGAAggtggagagaagaaaaagaatggGGAGGCATTAACAACTGTAAATGACTGTGACATTTCTGGCTTTGACTCTGCAGAGAAAGACTCGGTGGAAACActaaaaaagacaaagaaaaagaaaaaaagaaaagctgaCGAGAATAACGGTGACATTGAAAAGAATGGGTCTGAGAACACTAACGGACAGAAGGCAGACATTGAGGGAAGCGTCACTGttgaagacagaaagaaagaaaagaagaagaaaagaaaacatgatGGCCTAGAAGAAGATGCATGCTTAACAAGTACCATTAAACAAACGGAacacaagaaagagaaaaagaatagGAAAGATAGCAGTCATGTGGAGGATATGACAAACACTGCCACAGGATCCCAACTAGAAATACTAGAAGAGAAACCAATGGATGGCAagacaaaaaaggggaaaaagaaaACCGATATTTCTGAAGCACATGAGCTGGAGAACAACCACATGCAaggggaaaagaaaaaacagaaaaagaaaaaggctAAAGAAGTGGAACCAACTCAACAGCTTGTTGACAACGAGAAGCATGAGGGAGAAGCCACTGGAACTGAAGCTGTAAAcaggaagaagagaaaaaagaacaaaaatgaTCCTGCAAAGACAGAAGTAGAGACACCAACACCGAAGACATGTGTAGAAGTAGAGACACCAACACcgaagaagaaaaagaacatATCTGAAGAGAGCACTCCAGCAAAGACAGTCAAGAAGGAAGAGTCTGTAGAGGAACATCAAGAG GTGACTGAGGTGGTCTTTTTGTCAGAGAAGCCTGGTAACCAGGATGAAATTTTGATTAACCAG GAAAGACGGTTGGCCCtgcaaagagaaattgacgAGGAATCACAGCCAAAATCT ACTTTTGGACAGTGGAGCACTGCCACCTTTGACAGTTCAGACCAACAGCAGAAGTTCTTGCGACTGATGGGTGGCTTCAAGAAAGGCAATCAGCCAGCTGCGTCAGGTGTTGGACGGCCAAACATGGCTCTGGGAAAGGAGGAACAACAGAGCCTGCAGCAGAAACTCCTGGGACAGTTTGAGCGTGCGCAAAATCGTAGAATGGATTTTACAAGCAAAGGAGCAGGACTTGGATTCACTGCGCCAAGCAATAAGAAGTTCTCGATCGATGTGAATGCCAGCCGCTCAGTTAAATTTGATGACTGA
- the knop1 gene encoding lysine-rich nucleolar protein 1 isoform X2: MAKDKAAVKDKKRDKEKKQSLEEVTKVVATDEEVMNKEGEPISTKKKKRKEKEVVEDDNEQSDIIESEAIMEKGEKKKKKKKKSSCDHHIATENRESNMETDIIVIEEDPAGTEVKKKKKKKKKKKSSCDISALDAGDQVIATKNRESNMEMDIIVIEDDPAGTEVKKKKKKKKKNKLQSKQGINSEEDVLPDCEGGEKKKNGEALTTVNDCDISGFDSAEKDSVETLKKTKKKKKRKADENNGDIEKNGSENTNGQKADIEGSVTVEDRKKEKKKKRKHDGLEEDACLTSTIKQTEHKKEKKNRKDSSHVEDMTNTATGSQLEILEEKPMDGKTKKGKKKTDISEAHELENNHMQGEKKKQKKKKAKEVEPTQQLVDNEKHEGEATGTEAVNRKKRKKNKNDPAKTEVETPTPKTCVEVETPTPKKKKNISEESTPAKTVKKEESVEEHQEERRLALQREIDEESQPKSTFGQWSTATFDSSDQQQKFLRLMGGFKKGNQPAASGVGRPNMALGKEEQQSLQQKLLGQFERAQNRRMDFTSKGAGLGFTAPSNKKFSIDVNASRSVKFDD, from the exons ATGGCAAAAGATAAAGCTGCAGTCAAAGACAAAAAACGAGATAAAGAAAAGAAGCAAAGCCTTGAAGAGGTGACCAAGGTGGTGGCCACGGATGAGGAGGTCATGAATAAGGAAGGGGAGCCCATTTCCaccaagaaaaagaaaagaaaagaaaaagaggtgGTCGAAGACGATAATGAGCAAAGTGACATCATTGAGAGTGAAGCGATAATggaaaaaggagaaaagaagaaaaagaaaaagaagaaaagctcCTGTGACCACCACATAGCCACAGAAAACAGAGAGTCAAACATGGAAACGGACATCATTGTAATAGAGGAGGACCCTGCAGGTACTgaggtgaagaagaagaagaagaagaagaagaagaagaaaagctcCTGTGACATCAGTGCCCTTGATGCCGGTGACCAAGTCATAGCCACAAAAAACAGAGAGTCAAACATGGAAATGGACATCATTGTAATAGAGGATGACCCTGCAGGTACTGAggtaaagaagaagaagaagaagaagaagaaaaataaattgcAAAGTAAACAGGGCATCAATTCTGAAGAGGATGTACTACCAGACTGTGAAggtggagagaagaaaaagaatggGGAGGCATTAACAACTGTAAATGACTGTGACATTTCTGGCTTTGACTCTGCAGAGAAAGACTCGGTGGAAACActaaaaaagacaaagaaaaagaaaaaaagaaaagctgaCGAGAATAACGGTGACATTGAAAAGAATGGGTCTGAGAACACTAACGGACAGAAGGCAGACATTGAGGGAAGCGTCACTGttgaagacagaaagaaagaaaagaagaagaaaagaaaacatgatGGCCTAGAAGAAGATGCATGCTTAACAAGTACCATTAAACAAACGGAacacaagaaagagaaaaagaatagGAAAGATAGCAGTCATGTGGAGGATATGACAAACACTGCCACAGGATCCCAACTAGAAATACTAGAAGAGAAACCAATGGATGGCAagacaaaaaaggggaaaaagaaaACCGATATTTCTGAAGCACATGAGCTGGAGAACAACCACATGCAaggggaaaagaaaaaacagaaaaagaaaaaggctAAAGAAGTGGAACCAACTCAACAGCTTGTTGACAACGAGAAGCATGAGGGAGAAGCCACTGGAACTGAAGCTGTAAAcaggaagaagagaaaaaagaacaaaaatgaTCCTGCAAAGACAGAAGTAGAGACACCAACACCGAAGACATGTGTAGAAGTAGAGACACCAACACcgaagaagaaaaagaacatATCTGAAGAGAGCACTCCAGCAAAGACAGTCAAGAAGGAAGAGTCTGTAGAGGAACATCAAGAG GAAAGACGGTTGGCCCtgcaaagagaaattgacgAGGAATCACAGCCAAAATCT ACTTTTGGACAGTGGAGCACTGCCACCTTTGACAGTTCAGACCAACAGCAGAAGTTCTTGCGACTGATGGGTGGCTTCAAGAAAGGCAATCAGCCAGCTGCGTCAGGTGTTGGACGGCCAAACATGGCTCTGGGAAAGGAGGAACAACAGAGCCTGCAGCAGAAACTCCTGGGACAGTTTGAGCGTGCGCAAAATCGTAGAATGGATTTTACAAGCAAAGGAGCAGGACTTGGATTCACTGCGCCAAGCAATAAGAAGTTCTCGATCGATGTGAATGCCAGCCGCTCAGTTAAATTTGATGACTGA
- the gprc5bb gene encoding G protein-coupled receptor, class C, group 5, member Bb isoform X1: protein MAISPALLFLLSVISCGSTEDSDSHPQPPRGCGSSVGVPYQVLCDLESVWGVVLEAVACGGAVTALVLALVLLTRLRYVPEPERRSGVGPLLLLLAGTVGLFGLSFAFLVGRGEGLCVLRRALWGPLFALCFSCLLAQALRLRRLAAGKRGPTGGSLAGLAVALTLVQGVIAAEWLLLTVLREGHAACDYLPVDFTLACSYALGLLLMATGLSLGVVLCGGGRSETLRRRWRCNGVWLFLSCLASLILWAAWLGFYLYNDLVATSVLHHGRPDWDEPALAVALVTEGWALLLFHAIPEAHLCLRQEPQFSMASPEFYDTTNQSSSQLQDQGFEEDEVPPTQRPPFADNQAFTIEEHSADVYLFPALRSGAYHNGLAGARQGLPFRSHVYQPTEMALLMNSGTIPTAPPNFTGRQLW, encoded by the exons ATGGCCATCAGCCctgccctcctcttcctcttgtcCGTGATCAGCTGTGGCTCGACCGAGGACTCCGACTCCCACCCTCAGCCCCCACGGGGCTGCGGCTCATCGGTGGGGGTCCCGTATCAGGTGCTGTGCGACCTGGAGTCCGTGTGGGGCGTGGTCCTGGAGGCCGTGGCGTGCGGCGGGGCTGTGACGGCCCTGGTGCTGGCCCTGGTGCTGCTGACCCGGCTGCGCTACGTGCCCGAGCCCGAGCGGCGCAGCGGCGTGGGCccgctcctgctgctgctcgcCGGGACGGTGGGCCTCTTCGGCCTCTCCTTCGCCTTCCTGGTGGGCCGCGGGGAGGGCCTGTGCGTGCTGCGGAGGGCCCTCTGGGGGCCGCTCTTCGCCCTCTGCTTCTCCTGCCTGCTGGCGCAGGCGCTGCGGCTGAGGAGGCTGGCGGCCGGGAAGCGCGGCCCAACGGGGGGGTCTCTGGCCGGCCTGGCGGTGGCGCTGACTCTGGTGCAGGGGGTGATCGCGGCCGAGTGGCTGCTGCTGACGGTGCTCCGTGAGGGCCACGCGGCCTGCGACTACCTGCCCGTGGACTTCACGCTGGCCTGCAGCTATGCGCTGGGGCTGCTGCTGATGGCCACAGGCCTGTCTCTGGGCGTGGTGCTGTGCGGAGGGGGGCGGTCGGAGACGCTCCGGCGCAGGTGGAGGTGTAACGGAGTCTGGCTCTTCCTGTCCTGCCTCGCCTCACTCATCCTCTGGGCGGCCTGGCTTGGCTTCTATCTCTACAACGACCTGGTGGCCACGTCAGTGCTGCACCATGGGCGACCCGATTGGGACGAGCCCGCACTGGCCGTCGCCCTGGTGACGGAAGGGTGGGCACTGCTGCTATTCCATGCCATCCCAGAGGCTCACCTGTGTCTGCGGCAGGAGCCTCAGTTTAGCATGGCATCGCCGGAATTCTACGACACTACCAATCAGTCGTCCTCTCAGCTCCAGGACCAAGGCTTTGAGGAGGACGAAGTACCCCCAACACAAAGACCTCCATTTGCAGACAACCAGGCCTTCACCATAGAGGAACACAGTGCAG ACGTGTATCTGTTCCCAGCTCTTCGGTCCGGTGCATACCATAATGGCCTGGCAGGGGCTCGGCAGGGCCTGCCGTTCAGAAGTCATGTGTACCAGCCCACGGAAATGGCATTACTGATGAACAGTGGAACA attCCTACAGCACCTCCAAACTTCACTGGAAGACAGCTATGGTGA
- the gprc5bb gene encoding G protein-coupled receptor, class C, group 5, member Bb isoform X2: protein MAISPALLFLLSVISCGSTEDSDSHPQPPRGCGSSVGVPYQVLCDLESVWGVVLEAVACGGAVTALVLALVLLTRLRYVPEPERRSGVGPLLLLLAGTVGLFGLSFAFLVGRGEGLCVLRRALWGPLFALCFSCLLAQALRLRRLAAGKRGPTGGSLAGLAVALTLVQGVIAAEWLLLTVLREGHAACDYLPVDFTLACSYALGLLLMATGLSLGVVLCGGGRSETLRRRWRCNGVWLFLSCLASLILWAAWLGFYLYNDLVATSVLHHGRPDWDEPALAVALVTEGWALLLFHAIPEAHLCLRQEPQFSMASPEFYDTTNQSSSQLQDQGFEEDEVPPTQRPPFADNQAFTIEEHSAALRSGAYHNGLAGARQGLPFRSHVYQPTEMALLMNSGTIPTAPPNFTGRQLW from the exons ATGGCCATCAGCCctgccctcctcttcctcttgtcCGTGATCAGCTGTGGCTCGACCGAGGACTCCGACTCCCACCCTCAGCCCCCACGGGGCTGCGGCTCATCGGTGGGGGTCCCGTATCAGGTGCTGTGCGACCTGGAGTCCGTGTGGGGCGTGGTCCTGGAGGCCGTGGCGTGCGGCGGGGCTGTGACGGCCCTGGTGCTGGCCCTGGTGCTGCTGACCCGGCTGCGCTACGTGCCCGAGCCCGAGCGGCGCAGCGGCGTGGGCccgctcctgctgctgctcgcCGGGACGGTGGGCCTCTTCGGCCTCTCCTTCGCCTTCCTGGTGGGCCGCGGGGAGGGCCTGTGCGTGCTGCGGAGGGCCCTCTGGGGGCCGCTCTTCGCCCTCTGCTTCTCCTGCCTGCTGGCGCAGGCGCTGCGGCTGAGGAGGCTGGCGGCCGGGAAGCGCGGCCCAACGGGGGGGTCTCTGGCCGGCCTGGCGGTGGCGCTGACTCTGGTGCAGGGGGTGATCGCGGCCGAGTGGCTGCTGCTGACGGTGCTCCGTGAGGGCCACGCGGCCTGCGACTACCTGCCCGTGGACTTCACGCTGGCCTGCAGCTATGCGCTGGGGCTGCTGCTGATGGCCACAGGCCTGTCTCTGGGCGTGGTGCTGTGCGGAGGGGGGCGGTCGGAGACGCTCCGGCGCAGGTGGAGGTGTAACGGAGTCTGGCTCTTCCTGTCCTGCCTCGCCTCACTCATCCTCTGGGCGGCCTGGCTTGGCTTCTATCTCTACAACGACCTGGTGGCCACGTCAGTGCTGCACCATGGGCGACCCGATTGGGACGAGCCCGCACTGGCCGTCGCCCTGGTGACGGAAGGGTGGGCACTGCTGCTATTCCATGCCATCCCAGAGGCTCACCTGTGTCTGCGGCAGGAGCCTCAGTTTAGCATGGCATCGCCGGAATTCTACGACACTACCAATCAGTCGTCCTCTCAGCTCCAGGACCAAGGCTTTGAGGAGGACGAAGTACCCCCAACACAAAGACCTCCATTTGCAGACAACCAGGCCTTCACCATAGAGGAACACAGTGCAG CTCTTCGGTCCGGTGCATACCATAATGGCCTGGCAGGGGCTCGGCAGGGCCTGCCGTTCAGAAGTCATGTGTACCAGCCCACGGAAATGGCATTACTGATGAACAGTGGAACA attCCTACAGCACCTCCAAACTTCACTGGAAGACAGCTATGGTGA
- the LOC121718779 gene encoding LITAF domain-containing protein-like encodes MEKDPLPPPYAVPPTNPDYGAGYPPYTAQPGPAQPPAQYGMNQPAQVVTVVVANLTDLPGLMQCPHCQSQILTETRPISGLLTWLLCGCFFVFLCWPCSCIPFCVDSCKDVEHLCPQCHRTVGRYKRM; translated from the exons ATGGAAAAGGATCCACTTCCTCCTCCGTATGCAGTACCACCCACAAATCCTGACTATGGGGCTGGATATCCTCCATATACTGCCCAGCCAG GTCCAGCCCAACCTCCAGCTCAATATGGAATGAACCAGCCAGCACAAGTGG TGACAGTGGTGGTAGCAAATTTGACTGATCTCCCTGGTCTGATGCAGTGTCCTCATTGTCAGTCCCAAATTTTGACTGAAACCAGACCTATTTCTGGCCTTTTGACCTGGCTCTTGTGTGGTTGCTTCTTCGTGTTCTT GTGTTGGCCATGTTCTTGCATTCCATTCTGTGTGGACTCCTGTAAGGATGTGGAGCACCTTTGCCCACAATGCCACCGGACGGTGGGCCGTTACAAACGCATGTGA
- the LOC121718753 gene encoding probable G-protein coupled receptor 139, with product MEPSHIFPALSPNQSAEGGGDWSVAPQACPLRPLPVIYYSTLLCLGLPANLLTVLVLSQLMSRRQKSSYIYLLALAAADILVLLLVVFVDFLLEDFLLRAPLPAVLRDVVQVLEFWALHTSVWVAVPLTVDRYVAVCHPLRYPSISYPARTRRVIAAVYVGCLLTATPYLWWPDLWRGLSAVGRAGGALGARNASELVLDGTQAHRTVGQHALVWTHCLTVYAAPCSVFFALNAAIVRRLRSRTHSHGRLRLRGLATGRTTAILLAVTSMFAILWAPRTALLLYRLYAPQPQSPHSARLLHLLADVANMLALLNTGVNFFLYCFISKRFRAVAASALRALPRCRPPPPPFYAGHAISASSSPWISPANSQRVRMFVYQYDKHGRPVCISS from the exons ATGGAGCCCAGTCACATCTTCCCTGCTCTGTCTCCCAACCAGAGtgcggagggagggggagactgGAGTGTGGCGCCCCAGGCATGCCCCCTCAGACCACTGCCCGTCATCTACTACAGCACCCTGCTCTGCCTCGGCCTGCCAG CTAATCTGTTGACCGTCTTGGTGCTGTCCCAGCTGATGTCGCGCCGTCAAAAGTCCTCCTACATCTACCTGCTGGCCCTGGCCGCAGCGGACATCCTGGTGCTGCTCCTGGTGGTGTTTGTGGACTTCCTGCTGGAGGACTTCCTGCTGAGGGCGCCGTTGCCCGCGGTGCTGCGGGACGTGGTGCAGGTGCTGGAGTTCTGGGCACTTCACACCTCCGTGTGGGTGGCCGTGCCGCTCACGGTGGACCGCTACGTGGCCGTGTGCCACCCTCTGCGCTACCCGTCCATCTCCTACCCTGCGCGAACGCGCCGAGTCATCGCCGCCGTTTACGTGGGCTGCCTGCTCACTGCCACCCCCTACCTGTGGTGGCCGGACCTGTGGCGCGGACTGTCCGCGGTGGGGCGGGCAGGGGGGGCGCTGGGGGCCAGGAACGCGAGCGAGCTCGTGCTGGACGGGACGCAGGCCCACAGGACGGTGGGGCAGCACGCGCTCGTGTGGACCCACTGCCTGACGGTCTACGCCGCTCCGTGCTCCGTCTTCTTCGCTCTGAACGCCGCCATCGTGAGGCGCCTGCGCAGCCGCACGCACAGCCACGGCCGCCTGCGGCTAAGAGGCCTGGCCACCGGCCGCACCACCGCCATCCTGCTGGCGGTCACCTCCATGTTCGCCATCCTGTGGGCGCCGCGCACCGCCCTCCTGCTCTACCGCCTCTACGCCCCCCAGCCCCAGAGCCCCCACTCCGCCCGCCTCCTGCACCTGCTCGCCGACGtggctaacatgctagcgctgcTCAACACTGGGGTCAACTTCTTCCTGTACTGCTTCATCAGCAAGCGCTTCCGCGCTGTGGCCGCCAGCGCTCTGAGGGCCCTGCCCCGGTGCCGGCCGCCCCCGCCGCCCTTCTATGCAGGCCACGCCATCTCGGCCTCCAGCAGCCCCTGGATCTCCCCTGCCAACTCGCAGCGTGTCCGGATGTTCGTCTACCAGTATGACAAACACGGGCGGCCTGTGTGCATCTCCTCTTGA
- the knop1 gene encoding lysine-rich nucleolar protein 1 isoform X1 — MAKDKAAVKDKKRDKEKKQSLEEVTKVVATDEEVMNKEGEPISTKKKKRKEKEVVEDDNEQSDIIESEAIMEKGEKKKKKKKKSSCDHHIATENRESNMETDIIVIEEDPAGTEVKKKKKKKKKKKSSCDISALDAGDQVIATKNRESNMEMDIIVIEDDPAGTEVKKKKKKKKKNKLQSKQGINSEEDVLPDCEGGEKKKNGEALTTVNDCDISGFDSAEKDSVETLKKTKKKKKRKADENNGDIEKNGSENTNGQKADIEGSVTVEDRKKEKKKKRKHDGLEEDACLTSTIKQTEHKKEKKNRKDSSHVEDMTNTATGSQLEILEEKPMDGKTKKGKKKTDISEAHELENNHMQGEKKKQKKKKAKEVEPTQQLVDNEKHEGEATGTEAVNRKKRKKNKNDPAKTEVETPTPKTCVEVETPTPKKKKNISEESTPAKTVKKEESVEEHQEVTEVVFLSEKPGNQDEILINQERRLALQREIDEESQPKSTFGQWSTATFDSSDQQQKFLRLMGGFKKGNQPAASGVGRPNMALGKEEQQSLQQKLLGQFERAQNRRMDFTSKGAGLGFTAPSNKKFSIDVNASRSVKFDD; from the exons ATGGCAAAAGATAAAGCTGCAGTCAAAGACAAAAAACGAGATAAAGAAAAGAAGCAAAGCCTTGAAGAGGTGACCAAGGTGGTGGCCACGGATGAGGAGGTCATGAATAAGGAAGGGGAGCCCATTTCCaccaagaaaaagaaaagaaaagaaaaagaggtgGTCGAAGACGATAATGAGCAAAGTGACATCATTGAGAGTGAAGCGATAATggaaaaaggagaaaagaagaaaaagaaaaagaagaaaagctcCTGTGACCACCACATAGCCACAGAAAACAGAGAGTCAAACATGGAAACGGACATCATTGTAATAGAGGAGGACCCTGCAGGTACTgaggtgaagaagaagaagaagaagaagaagaagaagaaaagctcCTGTGACATCAGTGCCCTTGATGCCGGTGACCAAGTCATAGCCACAAAAAACAGAGAGTCAAACATGGAAATGGACATCATTGTAATAGAGGATGACCCTGCAGGTACTGAggtaaagaagaagaagaagaagaagaagaaaaataaattgcAAAGTAAACAGGGCATCAATTCTGAAGAGGATGTACTACCAGACTGTGAAggtggagagaagaaaaagaatggGGAGGCATTAACAACTGTAAATGACTGTGACATTTCTGGCTTTGACTCTGCAGAGAAAGACTCGGTGGAAACActaaaaaagacaaagaaaaagaaaaaaagaaaagctgaCGAGAATAACGGTGACATTGAAAAGAATGGGTCTGAGAACACTAACGGACAGAAGGCAGACATTGAGGGAAGCGTCACTGttgaagacagaaagaaagaaaagaagaagaaaagaaaacatgatGGCCTAGAAGAAGATGCATGCTTAACAAGTACCATTAAACAAACGGAacacaagaaagagaaaaagaatagGAAAGATAGCAGTCATGTGGAGGATATGACAAACACTGCCACAGGATCCCAACTAGAAATACTAGAAGAGAAACCAATGGATGGCAagacaaaaaaggggaaaaagaaaACCGATATTTCTGAAGCACATGAGCTGGAGAACAACCACATGCAaggggaaaagaaaaaacagaaaaagaaaaaggctAAAGAAGTGGAACCAACTCAACAGCTTGTTGACAACGAGAAGCATGAGGGAGAAGCCACTGGAACTGAAGCTGTAAAcaggaagaagagaaaaaagaacaaaaatgaTCCTGCAAAGACAGAAGTAGAGACACCAACACCGAAGACATGTGTAGAAGTAGAGACACCAACACcgaagaagaaaaagaacatATCTGAAGAGAGCACTCCAGCAAAGACAGTCAAGAAGGAAGAGTCTGTAGAGGAACATCAAGAG GTGACTGAGGTGGTCTTTTTGTCAGAGAAGCCTGGTAACCAGGATGAAATTTTGATTAACCAG GAAAGACGGTTGGCCCtgcaaagagaaattgacgAGGAATCACAGCCAAAATCT ACTTTTGGACAGTGGAGCACTGCCACCTTTGACAGTTCAGACCAACAGCAGAAGTTCTTGCGACTGATGGGTGGCTTCAAGAAAGGCAATCAGCCAGCTGCGTCAGGTGTTGGACGGCCAAACATGGCTCTGGGAAAGGAGGAACAACAGAGCCTGCAGCAGAAACTCCTGGGACAGTTTGAGCGTGCGCAAAATCGTAGAATGGATTTTACAAGCAAAGGAGCAGGACTTGGATTCACTGCGCCAAGCAATAAGAAGTTCTCGATCGATGTGAATGCCAGCCGCTCAGTTAAATTTGATGACTGA